The window TCAAGGTGCGAACACGTGCGTTCGCGCCTTGCCCGCATTCGCCCAAATGCCCTATGTCCGACAAGACCCCGGCCTGACGTAATGGTCAATCGAATCAAATCGAACGGGAGGACAAGGACATGGACTCATCCAGAATCGACCGGGCCAGAGGATGTCTCTTTGGCCAACTGGCTGGTGACGCTCTTGGCAGTCTGGTGGAATTCCAGCGACCAGAGCACATCGCTTGTCATTTTCCTGAAGGTGTACGGGATCTCGTGGACGGGGGAACATGGAGCACGATCGCCGGCCAACCCACGGACGACTCGGAGATGGCTCTGGTTTTGGCCAGATCCATGATTCGACATGGCGGCTATTTTTCTCAAAAGGCACTGGAGGCCTATCTTTGGTGGCTGGGTACGGATCCCTTTGATTGCGGTTCGACCATTGCTTCAGCCCTGTCCGGAATACCCAATCCCGAAAGCCAGGCCAACGGAGCCCTCATGCGGTCATGTCCTCTGGGCATCGCCGGGGCTGGCTTTGGGGGAAACATTCTGGCCGAATGGGCCGATGATGATGCGGCCCTGACCCATCCTCATCCTGTCTGCCGACAAGCCAATATCGTCTTTGTCCGGACTCTGGCCTTTGCCATCGATACGGGAAAAGGGACATCGGATGTCCTGTCTTATATCTTGGCCATCAGCCGGGTCATGGATCTGCACCCTTCACTGAACGAAACTCTGGAACAATCGATTTTCTATCCCCCGGCCGATTACATGCGTCACCAGGGATGGGTCCTGACGGCCCTTGGCAACGCCCTCTGGCAATTGGGACACGCCAAGAGCCTTGAAGACGCTCTGGTGGACACCGTTTCCCGGGGAGGGGACACGGACACCAATGCGGCCATCTGTGGAGCCCTCCTGGGAGCCGTTCACGGGCTTGAAGCTGTCCCTGAACGATGGGTCGAGACCATACTCTCCTGTCGAC is drawn from Deltaproteobacteria bacterium and contains these coding sequences:
- a CDS encoding ADP-ribosylglycohydrolase family protein, producing MDSSRIDRARGCLFGQLAGDALGSLVEFQRPEHIACHFPEGVRDLVDGGTWSTIAGQPTDDSEMALVLARSMIRHGGYFSQKALEAYLWWLGTDPFDCGSTIASALSGIPNPESQANGALMRSCPLGIAGAGFGGNILAEWADDDAALTHPHPVCRQANIVFVRTLAFAIDTGKGTSDVLSYILAISRVMDLHPSLNETLEQSIFYPPADYMRHQGWVLTALGNALWQLGHAKSLEDALVDTVSRGGDTDTNAAICGALLGAVHGLEAVPERWVETILSCRPEPGLDHVHRPRPMELWPVDAMDLADSLLALGDASKEEP